One stretch of Streptomyces sp. R21 DNA includes these proteins:
- the cbiQ gene encoding cobalt ECF transporter T component CbiQ encodes MAAGHAHKLYRHGHSPVHALPPHTKLAAAFAFVVVVVSTPREAMWAFALYAALLAVVAHQARVPAPFLLKRLLIEVPFVAFAVLMPFVAEGERVDVLGLSLSVNGLWGAWNVLAKGTLGVAASVLLASTTELRELLLGLQRLKLPPLLVQIASFMIRYGDVITDEMRRMRIARESRGFEASGVRHWGVLAKSAGALFIRSYERGERVHLAMVSRGYAGSMPVIDEVTADRAQWSYALALPFAALVVCLLGWTL; translated from the coding sequence ATGGCGGCCGGCCACGCGCACAAGCTCTACCGGCACGGGCACTCGCCGGTGCACGCCCTGCCGCCGCACACCAAGCTGGCGGCCGCCTTCGCCTTCGTCGTCGTGGTCGTCTCCACACCGCGCGAGGCGATGTGGGCGTTCGCGCTGTACGCGGCGCTGCTCGCGGTCGTCGCCCACCAGGCCCGCGTCCCGGCCCCCTTCCTGCTCAAACGGCTGCTGATCGAGGTCCCGTTCGTGGCCTTCGCGGTGCTGATGCCGTTCGTCGCGGAGGGCGAGCGGGTGGATGTGCTGGGCCTCTCGCTGAGCGTCAACGGCCTGTGGGGCGCCTGGAACGTCCTCGCGAAGGGCACCCTCGGCGTCGCCGCCTCCGTCCTGCTCGCCTCCACCACCGAACTGCGCGAACTGCTCCTCGGGCTCCAGCGGTTGAAGCTCCCGCCGCTCCTCGTGCAGATCGCGTCCTTCATGATCCGCTACGGCGATGTCATCACCGACGAGATGCGGCGGATGCGGATCGCGCGGGAGTCGCGGGGGTTCGAGGCGAGCGGGGTCCGGCACTGGGGCGTCCTCGCCAAGTCGGCGGGCGCGCTCTTCATCCGCTCCTACGAGCGCGGGGAGCGGGTGCATCTGGCCATGGTCAGCCGGGGGTACGCCGGTTCGATGCCGGTGATCGACGAGGTGACCGCGGACCGGGCCCAGTGGTCCTACGCCCTCGCCCTGCCGTTCGCCGCCCTTGTCGTATGTCTGCTGGGATGGACACTGTGA
- a CDS encoding energy-coupling factor ABC transporter permease produces the protein MHVPDGFINAPVSAITGAVAAGAVAVSLKGARRELDEKTAPLAGLVAAFIFAVQMLNFPVAAGTSGHLLGGALAAILVGPYTGVLCVSVVLLMQGILFADGGLTALGVNITDMAIVTTVVSYAVFRGLVKVLPRGRRSITAAAFVSALLSVPAAAVCFTFIYAVGGTTDVSIGKVATAMIGVHVLIGIGEATITALTVGAVIAVRPDLVYGARGLQQRLKLRVGGELIDAPTAVPVAARSSHRKVWLTGLAASLLLAGVVSFYASASPDGLEKVAKDQGIDQNTKKHHTEDSPLAGYGVKDIADARLSGGLAGVIGVGATVVAGSGIFWAVRRRRTNATSPASLPEGV, from the coding sequence GTGCATGTGCCTGACGGATTCATCAACGCCCCGGTCTCCGCGATCACCGGGGCGGTCGCCGCCGGTGCCGTCGCCGTGTCCCTCAAGGGCGCCCGACGCGAGCTGGACGAGAAGACCGCCCCGCTCGCCGGACTCGTCGCCGCCTTCATCTTCGCCGTGCAGATGCTGAACTTCCCGGTCGCCGCCGGGACCAGCGGCCATCTGCTCGGCGGCGCGCTGGCGGCGATCCTCGTGGGCCCCTACACCGGCGTCCTCTGCGTCTCCGTGGTCCTGTTGATGCAGGGCATCCTCTTCGCGGACGGCGGCCTCACCGCGCTCGGCGTGAACATCACGGACATGGCGATCGTGACGACGGTCGTGTCCTACGCCGTCTTCCGCGGCCTGGTGAAGGTGCTTCCGCGCGGGCGACGGTCCATCACCGCCGCCGCGTTCGTCTCCGCGCTGCTCTCCGTGCCCGCCGCGGCCGTCTGCTTCACCTTCATCTACGCGGTCGGCGGCACCACCGACGTGTCGATCGGCAAGGTCGCCACCGCCATGATCGGCGTGCACGTCCTGATCGGCATCGGAGAGGCCACGATCACCGCCCTCACCGTCGGCGCCGTCATCGCCGTACGGCCCGATCTCGTGTACGGCGCCCGGGGGTTGCAGCAGCGCCTCAAGCTGCGCGTCGGCGGCGAACTGATCGACGCGCCGACGGCCGTACCCGTCGCCGCCCGCTCCTCGCACCGCAAGGTGTGGCTCACCGGCCTCGCCGCCTCCCTCCTCCTCGCGGGCGTCGTCAGCTTCTACGCCTCCGCCAGCCCCGACGGCCTGGAGAAGGTCGCCAAGGACCAGGGCATCGACCAGAACACGAAGAAGCACCACACCGAGGACTCCCCGCTCGCCGGATACGGCGTCAAGGACATCGCCGACGCCCGGCTCTCCGGCGGTCTCGCGGGCGTGATCGGCGTCGGCGCCACCGTCGTCGCCGGCAGCGGGATCTTCTGGGCCGTCCGCAGGCGCCGTACGAACGCCACCTCCCCGGCGTCCCTGCCCGAAGGCGTCTGA
- a CDS encoding SsgA family sporulation/cell division regulator, translating to MSAVEQYARAHIVTDTADSVDDERRAVPVALRYDPETDPRQVHFTLPGPHEWVFNRELLEQGLRAPVTSGDVRVWPCGRVLAVLEFHSAHGVAVVQFESKALVRFLRRTYTAAGTPVAH from the coding sequence ATGTCCGCCGTCGAACAGTACGCACGCGCCCATATCGTCACGGACACCGCGGACTCCGTCGACGACGAACGACGAGCCGTCCCCGTCGCCCTGCGCTACGACCCCGAGACCGACCCCCGCCAGGTGCACTTCACACTCCCCGGCCCGCACGAGTGGGTCTTCAACCGCGAGCTCCTCGAACAGGGGCTGCGGGCCCCCGTCACCAGCGGCGACGTCCGCGTCTGGCCGTGCGGGCGCGTGCTGGCGGTCCTGGAGTTCCACTCCGCCCACGGGGTGGCGGTCGTGCAGTTCGAGTCGAAGGCGCTGGTCCGCTTCCTCCGCCGTACGTACACGGCCGCCGGCACGCCTGTGGCGCACTGA
- a CDS encoding penicillin-binding transpeptidase domain-containing protein encodes MGKRRRVAERDKQRSKRGPLVIGLVGVVAVGGALGAYTLYGGDGAAAEDRTSATADHKSVKTGPVSATEIRTTSTAFLTAWQQGRVTQAAAATDDSAAAAKALTGYTKDAHITGVTLTGGTRKGATVPFSVKGTVTYKGKSKPLAYESRLTVVRRAKDGVPLVSWRPSVVHPDLAEGDRLVTGESGTPPVKALDRDGGELTAAKYPSLGTVLDGLREKYGKKAGGAAGIELRVVRKAAKKGADKTPDKTLLTLSEGTPGTVKTTLSPSLQAKAEQRVLTKARSSVVVMRPSTGEILAVANQSHGFNTAFQGSLAPGSTMKIVTSTLLFEKNLAKADKAHPCPKTVKYGGWKFHNDDDFEIKGGTFKGSFARSCNTAFISQAKKLKDSDLTATAQRIYGLSMNNWAIGVPSFDGSVPVQSDAQMAASLIGQGAVRMNPLNMASVVSTAKTGVFHQPYLVSPSVDGRSLAKATRTMSSSTQGQLREVLQYTAAAGTAAEAMAGLGPDDGAKTGSAEVDGQKKPNGWFTAWKGDLAAAGVVQAGGHGGDSAGPIVAALLKAGS; translated from the coding sequence GTGGGCAAGAGAAGGCGCGTCGCCGAGCGCGACAAGCAGCGCAGTAAGCGCGGTCCGCTCGTGATCGGGCTGGTCGGCGTCGTCGCCGTGGGCGGGGCGCTCGGCGCCTACACGCTCTACGGCGGGGACGGCGCCGCGGCCGAGGACCGCACCTCGGCGACGGCCGACCACAAGTCCGTGAAGACGGGCCCCGTGTCGGCGACCGAGATCCGCACCACCTCCACGGCCTTCCTCACCGCCTGGCAGCAGGGCAGGGTCACGCAGGCCGCCGCCGCCACGGACGACTCCGCCGCGGCGGCCAAGGCCCTGACCGGCTACACCAAGGACGCGCACATCACCGGCGTCACCCTCACCGGCGGCACCCGCAAGGGCGCCACCGTCCCCTTCTCGGTCAAGGGGACGGTCACCTACAAGGGCAAGAGCAAGCCGCTCGCGTACGAGTCGAGGCTGACCGTCGTGCGGCGCGCCAAGGACGGTGTGCCGCTGGTGAGTTGGCGGCCCTCGGTGGTGCACCCGGATCTCGCCGAGGGCGACCGCCTGGTGACCGGCGAGTCGGGCACACCCCCGGTCAAGGCCCTGGACCGGGACGGCGGCGAGCTGACGGCGGCCAAGTACCCCTCCCTCGGCACCGTCCTGGACGGGCTGCGCGAGAAGTACGGCAAGAAGGCCGGCGGCGCCGCGGGCATCGAGCTGCGGGTGGTGCGCAAGGCGGCGAAGAAGGGGGCGGACAAGACCCCCGACAAGACGCTGCTGACGCTGAGCGAGGGCACGCCCGGCACCGTGAAGACGACGTTGAGCCCGTCCCTCCAGGCGAAGGCCGAGCAGCGGGTGCTGACGAAGGCGCGCTCGTCGGTCGTGGTCATGCGCCCCTCGACGGGTGAGATCCTCGCCGTCGCCAACCAGTCGCACGGCTTCAACACGGCGTTCCAGGGCTCGCTCGCGCCGGGCTCCACGATGAAGATCGTGACGTCGACGCTGCTGTTCGAGAAGAACCTGGCGAAGGCGGACAAGGCGCACCCGTGCCCCAAGACCGTGAAGTACGGCGGCTGGAAGTTCCACAACGACGACGACTTCGAGATCAAGGGCGGCACGTTCAAGGGCAGCTTCGCCCGGTCCTGCAACACGGCCTTCATCAGCCAGGCGAAGAAACTGAAGGACTCCGACCTCACGGCCACGGCCCAGCGGATCTACGGCCTGAGCATGAACAACTGGGCCATCGGCGTCCCGTCCTTCGACGGCTCGGTGCCCGTGCAGAGCGACGCGCAGATGGCGGCCTCGCTCATCGGCCAGGGCGCGGTGCGCATGAACCCGCTGAACATGGCGTCGGTGGTCTCGACGGCGAAGACCGGCGTGTTCCACCAGCCCTACCTGGTGTCCCCGTCGGTGGACGGCCGCTCGCTCGCGAAGGCGACCCGCACGATGTCGTCCTCGACCCAGGGCCAGCTGCGGGAGGTCCTGCAGTACACGGCGGCGGCGGGCACGGCGGCGGAGGCGATGGCGGGCCTCGGCCCGGACGACGGTGCGAAGACCGGCTCGGCGGAGGTCGACGGCCAGAAGAAGCCGAACGGCTGGTTCACCGCGTGGAAGGGCGACCTGGCGGCGGCGGGCGTCGTGCAGGCCGGCGGCCACGGCGGCGACTCGGCGGGCCCGATCGTCGCGGCCCTGCTGAAGGCCGGGAGCTGA
- a CDS encoding penicillin-binding transpeptidase domain-containing protein, translating into MRKGAKAAIVGTVFAVMVGGAGYGAYNVVTAISGDGGGSGAAGSSVTKKTGPVSKDEVKDTTGKFFAAWEKDQPAAAAGYTNFPEAAEKLLTAYGTDAHITHVKIRTHTIIGATVSYAVEAKVSYDGKSKPLAYDSELNIVRGNSNGAPLVDWQPSVVHPDLRRDDTLFTGEAASPPIEAVDRDGVVLTKEKYPSLGPILDQLRDKYGDTAGGTPGIELAIRRAAESAPDTTLVTLAKGRAGKLRTTLSASAQAAAEKAVTEYDESSVVAVKPSTGEVLAVANHRTDGFNAAFQGTLAPGSTMKIITSAMLIDNGVASMSGPAPCPETATWQSQTFHNLTNMRPNEGATLANSFARSCNTAFVKLIDGTKAHPLNDASLTDEAQERFGLGQNNWKTGIASFDGKVPASGGPNRAANAIGQGDVQMNPLNMASVTATAITGTFHQPVIVSRKLDDRQLATARGLSANTVAQLKSMMRLTATSGTASQVMAGLGGDIGAKTGSAEVDGHAKSNSWFAGYRNDIAAAAMTEEGGHGGDAAGPIVAAVLRTGG; encoded by the coding sequence ATGCGCAAGGGGGCAAAGGCCGCCATCGTCGGCACGGTGTTCGCCGTGATGGTGGGGGGCGCCGGATACGGCGCGTACAACGTGGTGACCGCGATCAGCGGTGACGGCGGGGGGTCGGGGGCCGCGGGGTCGTCCGTGACGAAGAAGACCGGGCCGGTGTCGAAGGACGAGGTCAAGGACACCACCGGCAAGTTCTTCGCGGCCTGGGAGAAGGACCAGCCGGCCGCGGCCGCGGGATACACGAACTTCCCGGAAGCCGCCGAGAAGCTCCTGACCGCCTACGGCACCGACGCGCACATCACCCACGTGAAGATCAGGACGCACACGATCATCGGCGCGACCGTGTCCTACGCCGTCGAGGCGAAGGTGTCGTACGACGGGAAGAGCAAGCCCCTGGCGTACGACTCCGAACTGAACATCGTGCGCGGGAACAGCAACGGCGCTCCGCTGGTGGACTGGCAGCCGTCCGTGGTCCATCCGGACCTGCGCAGGGACGACACGCTGTTCACCGGCGAGGCGGCGAGCCCGCCGATCGAGGCCGTGGACCGGGACGGTGTCGTACTGACCAAGGAGAAGTACCCGTCGCTGGGGCCGATCCTGGACCAGTTGCGCGACAAGTACGGCGACACGGCGGGCGGTACGCCCGGCATCGAGCTGGCGATCCGGCGGGCGGCCGAGAGCGCGCCCGACACGACGCTGGTGACCCTCGCCAAGGGCCGGGCGGGCAAGCTGCGCACCACGCTCAGCGCGAGCGCGCAGGCCGCCGCGGAGAAGGCGGTCACGGAGTACGACGAGTCGTCGGTGGTCGCGGTGAAGCCGAGCACCGGCGAGGTGCTGGCCGTGGCCAACCACCGCACGGACGGGTTCAACGCGGCGTTCCAGGGGACGCTGGCGCCGGGCTCCACGATGAAGATCATCACCTCGGCGATGCTCATCGACAACGGTGTCGCGTCGATGAGCGGCCCGGCGCCCTGCCCCGAGACCGCGACCTGGCAGAGCCAGACCTTCCACAACCTCACGAACATGCGGCCCAACGAGGGCGCGACGCTCGCCAACAGCTTCGCCCGGTCCTGCAACACGGCCTTCGTGAAACTCATCGACGGCACCAAGGCGCATCCGCTTAACGACGCGTCGCTGACCGACGAGGCGCAGGAGCGGTTCGGACTGGGCCAGAACAACTGGAAGACCGGCATCGCGTCCTTCGACGGCAAGGTGCCCGCCTCCGGGGGCCCGAACCGCGCGGCCAACGCGATCGGCCAGGGCGACGTCCAGATGAACCCGCTGAACATGGCGTCGGTGACGGCGACCGCGATCACCGGCACCTTCCACCAGCCGGTGATCGTGTCCCGGAAGCTGGACGACCGCCAACTCGCCACCGCACGCGGCCTGTCGGCGAACACGGTCGCGCAGCTGAAGTCGATGATGCGGCTGACCGCGACCAGCGGCACCGCTTCGCAGGTCATGGCCGGGCTCGGCGGGGACATCGGCGCGAAGACCGGCTCCGCCGAGGTCGACGGCCACGCGAAGTCCAACAGCTGGTTCGCCGGCTACCGGAACGACATCGCGGCCGCGGCGATGACCGAGGAGGGCGGCCACGGCGGCGACGCGGCGGGGCCGATTGTCGCGGCTGTGCTACGAACAGGTGGCTGA
- a CDS encoding dolichyl-phosphate-mannose--protein mannosyltransferase → MTSTASSTDTLQGQAADEQRPSWQQRLRRFGYTAPPRSDVRDRLVPPYAEPSPRIWAMLGLRHEVAERITRWSAWGGPLLVTLMAGLMRFWHLGSPKAVIFDETYYAKDAWALIHRGFETNWAKDANDLVLQGGSQVSPTGDAAYVVHPPVGKYVIGLGEWIFGFNPFGWRFMTAVLGTLSVLLLCRIGRRLFRSTFLGCLAGALMAVDGLHFVMSRTALLDGVLMFFVLAAFGCLVVDRDRARARLAAALPADADGVVRPDPHIAETTRLGWRPWRWAAGLMLGLALGTKWNALYILAAFCVMAVLWDVGARRVAGARHPYTAVLKRDTGLAFLSTVPVAVAVYLVSWIGWILSPTNGSGGYYRNWAAIDGKGGHWTFLPDWLRSLWHYEHEVYKFHVGLSSPHTYQSNPWSWIVDGRPVSYFYESPAPGKDGCPVDAGEKCAREVLAIGTPLLWWAACFAVLYVLWRWAFRRDWRAGAIACGVAAGYLPWFMYQERTIFYFYAVVFVPFLCLAVAMLIGAILGPPGSGERRRVVGAAGAGVLVLLIAWNFIYFWPLYTGTAIPIDSWRSRMWLDTWV, encoded by the coding sequence GTGACCAGTACCGCGTCCTCCACGGACACCCTGCAGGGCCAGGCCGCCGATGAGCAGCGGCCGTCGTGGCAGCAGCGGCTGCGCCGCTTCGGATACACGGCCCCGCCCAGAAGCGACGTGCGTGACCGACTCGTGCCGCCGTACGCCGAGCCGAGCCCGCGCATCTGGGCCATGCTCGGCCTGCGCCACGAGGTGGCCGAGCGCATCACGCGCTGGTCGGCGTGGGGCGGCCCGCTGCTCGTGACGCTGATGGCCGGGCTGATGCGGTTCTGGCACCTGGGCAGCCCGAAGGCGGTGATATTCGACGAGACGTACTACGCCAAGGACGCCTGGGCGCTCATCCACCGCGGGTTCGAGACCAACTGGGCCAAGGACGCCAACGACCTGGTGCTGCAGGGCGGCAGCCAGGTCAGCCCCACCGGCGACGCCGCGTATGTCGTGCACCCGCCGGTCGGCAAGTACGTGATCGGGCTCGGTGAGTGGATCTTCGGGTTCAACCCGTTCGGCTGGCGGTTCATGACGGCGGTGCTCGGCACGCTCTCCGTGCTGCTGCTGTGCCGGATCGGCCGCAGGCTCTTCCGCTCGACGTTCCTGGGCTGTCTGGCGGGCGCGCTGATGGCGGTGGACGGCCTGCACTTCGTGATGAGCCGCACCGCGCTGCTCGACGGCGTACTGATGTTCTTCGTGCTCGCGGCCTTCGGCTGCCTGGTCGTCGACCGCGACCGGGCGCGCGCCCGGCTCGCGGCGGCGCTGCCCGCCGACGCGGACGGTGTCGTACGCCCGGACCCGCACATCGCCGAGACGACCCGCCTCGGCTGGCGCCCCTGGCGCTGGGCGGCCGGTCTGATGCTGGGCCTGGCGCTGGGCACCAAGTGGAACGCGCTGTACATCCTGGCCGCGTTCTGCGTGATGGCGGTCCTGTGGGACGTGGGCGCGCGCCGGGTCGCCGGCGCCCGGCACCCGTACACGGCCGTCCTCAAGCGCGACACGGGCCTGGCCTTCCTGTCCACCGTGCCGGTCGCGGTCGCCGTCTACCTGGTCTCCTGGATCGGCTGGATCCTCTCCCCGACCAACGGCAGCGGCGGCTACTACCGCAACTGGGCCGCGATCGACGGCAAGGGCGGCCACTGGACGTTCCTGCCGGACTGGCTGCGCAGCCTGTGGCACTACGAGCACGAGGTGTACAAGTTCCATGTCGGCCTCTCGTCGCCGCACACGTACCAGTCGAACCCGTGGAGCTGGATCGTCGACGGCCGCCCGGTGTCGTACTTCTACGAGTCCCCGGCCCCCGGCAAGGACGGCTGCCCGGTCGACGCGGGCGAGAAGTGCGCCCGCGAGGTGCTGGCGATCGGCACCCCGCTGCTGTGGTGGGCGGCCTGCTTCGCGGTCCTCTACGTGCTGTGGCGCTGGGCCTTCCGCCGCGACTGGCGCGCGGGCGCGATCGCGTGCGGCGTCGCGGCCGGCTATCTGCCCTGGTTCATGTACCAGGAGCGGACGATCTTCTATTTCTACGCGGTCGTCTTCGTGCCGTTCCTGTGCCTGGCCGTGGCGATGCTGATCGGCGCGATCCTCGGCCCGCCCGGCTCCGGCGAACGCCGCCGGGTGGTGGGCGCCGCGGGCGCGGGCGTCCTGGTGCTGCTGATCGCGTGGAACTTCATCTACTTCTGGCCGCTCTACACCGGAACGGCCATTCCCATCGATTCCTGGCGATCCCGTATGTGGCTGGACACCTGGGTCTGA
- the rsmI gene encoding 16S rRNA (cytidine(1402)-2'-O)-methyltransferase yields MTGTSPTATSPAGILVLAGTPIGDVADAPPRLAQELAGADVVAAEDTRRLRRLTQALGVQTSGRVVSYFEGNESARTPELVDALLAGSRVLLVTDAGMPSVSDPGYRLVAAAVEKDIKVTAVPGPSAVLTALALSGLPVDRFCFEGFLPRKAGERLSRLKEVAEERRTLVYFEAPHRLDDTLAAMAEAFGTERRAAVCRELTKTYEEVKRGPLGELAEWAAEGVRGEITVVVEGAPEKGAGELDADELVRRVQVREEAGERRKEAIAAVAAEAGLPKRDVFDAVVAAKNAARTAP; encoded by the coding sequence GTGACAGGAACCAGCCCTACCGCAACCAGCCCGGCCGGAATCCTCGTGCTCGCGGGCACGCCCATCGGTGACGTGGCGGACGCGCCGCCCCGGCTCGCCCAGGAGCTGGCCGGCGCCGACGTCGTCGCCGCCGAGGACACCCGGCGGCTCAGGCGCCTCACCCAGGCGCTCGGGGTGCAGACCTCGGGGCGCGTGGTGTCGTACTTCGAGGGCAACGAGTCCGCGCGCACCCCCGAGCTGGTCGACGCGCTGCTCGCCGGCTCGCGTGTGCTCCTGGTCACGGACGCCGGGATGCCGTCCGTCTCCGACCCCGGGTACCGGCTGGTCGCGGCCGCCGTCGAGAAGGACATCAAGGTCACCGCCGTACCCGGTCCGTCCGCGGTGCTGACCGCGCTGGCCCTGTCCGGGCTGCCCGTCGACCGGTTCTGCTTCGAGGGGTTCCTGCCGCGGAAGGCCGGCGAGCGGCTGTCGCGGCTGAAGGAGGTCGCCGAGGAGCGGCGGACCCTCGTCTACTTCGAGGCGCCTCATCGGCTCGACGACACCCTCGCCGCGATGGCCGAGGCGTTCGGGACGGAGCGGCGGGCCGCCGTCTGCCGCGAGCTGACGAAGACGTACGAGGAGGTCAAGCGGGGGCCGCTGGGCGAACTCGCCGAGTGGGCCGCGGAGGGCGTGCGCGGGGAGATCACCGTCGTCGTCGAGGGCGCCCCCGAGAAGGGCGCCGGGGAACTCGACGCCGACGAGCTGGTGCGCAGGGTGCAGGTGCGCGAGGAGGCGGGGGAGCGGCGCAAGGAGGCCATCGCCGCCGTCGCCGCGGAGGCGGGGCTTCCCAAGAGGGACGTCTTCGATGCCGTCGTCGCCGCCAAAAACGCCGCCCGCACCGCCCCATAA
- a CDS encoding TatD family hydrolase, with amino-acid sequence MPSNDRDKNDAPPLPEPLRVPVADSHTHLDMQSGTVEDALAKAASVGVTTVVQVGCDLAGSRWAAETAAAYDAVHATVALHPNEAPRIVHGDPDGWSRQGAREPGGDAALDEALAEIDRLAALEQVKGVGETGLDYFRTGPEGKAAQERSFRAHIEIAKRHGKALVIHDRDAHTDVLRVLKEEGAPERTVFHCYSGDAAMAEICARAGYFMSFAGNMTFKNAQPLRDALAVAPLELLLVETDAPFLTPAPYRGRPNAPYLIPVTVRAMAAVRGVGEDALAEAVAANTARAFDY; translated from the coding sequence ATGCCTTCGAACGACCGCGACAAGAACGACGCGCCTCCGCTTCCGGAGCCGCTCCGTGTGCCCGTCGCCGACTCCCACACCCACCTGGACATGCAGTCCGGCACCGTCGAGGACGCCCTCGCCAAGGCCGCGTCGGTCGGTGTCACCACGGTCGTGCAGGTCGGCTGCGACCTCGCAGGGTCGCGCTGGGCGGCCGAGACCGCGGCGGCCTACGACGCCGTCCACGCGACCGTCGCCCTGCACCCCAACGAAGCACCGCGCATCGTGCACGGGGACCCCGACGGATGGTCCCGGCAGGGCGCGCGCGAGCCCGGCGGGGACGCCGCGCTCGACGAGGCGCTCGCCGAGATCGACCGGCTGGCCGCGCTGGAGCAGGTCAAGGGCGTCGGCGAGACCGGGCTCGACTACTTCCGCACCGGGCCCGAGGGCAAGGCCGCCCAGGAGCGGTCCTTCCGGGCCCACATCGAGATCGCCAAACGGCACGGCAAGGCCCTGGTCATCCACGACCGCGACGCCCACACCGACGTCCTGCGCGTCCTCAAGGAAGAGGGCGCCCCCGAGCGGACCGTCTTCCACTGCTACTCCGGCGACGCCGCCATGGCCGAGATCTGCGCCCGCGCCGGGTACTTCATGTCCTTCGCCGGCAACATGACCTTCAAGAACGCCCAGCCGCTGCGGGACGCGCTCGCCGTGGCCCCGCTGGAACTCCTCCTCGTGGAGACCGACGCGCCCTTCCTGACGCCCGCGCCGTACCGCGGACGGCCCAACGCGCCCTATCTCATTCCGGTCACGGTGCGGGCCATGGCCGCGGTGCGGGGTGTGGGGGAGGACGCGCTGGCGGAGGCCGTCGCGGCCAACACGGCCCGCGCGTTCGATTACTGA
- a CDS encoding ubiquitin-like domain-containing protein → MSNSQYETYEPYAAHEPYEPYGSSEPSSRDTYRPSYEAWAGAGAGAAEAEAATEPLLPRQGAAGDTLPQEAGGRTAVPRVTRRKRPPERPDPLRRLLPQALVVAFLAGGTSAFVANDKAIELSVDGKPRTLHTFADDVTELLADEGVRVGAHDIVAPAPGTALASGDEVAVRYGRPVHLTLDGQRRQVWTTAHTVDGALRQLGVRAEGAYVSTSRSQPIGRAGLALDVRTERTVTVMADGRARTIRTNAATVREAVDEAGITLHGQDTTSVAPGSFPRDGQTVTVMRVTGSKEVREEPIPFDVQRSDDSSLFRGTEVVEQAGQAGVRRVTLSLRTVNGVKQKPKRIRSEVVREPRTQIVKVGTKPMPTSVQGADHLNWSGLAACESGGRAGAVDPSGTYGGLYQFDTHTWHSLGGSGRPQDAPAAEQTLRAKKLYVRRGASPWPHCGGQLHG, encoded by the coding sequence GTGAGCAACTCGCAGTACGAGACGTATGAGCCGTACGCGGCGCATGAGCCGTACGAGCCGTACGGGAGTTCTGAGCCGTCGTCCCGGGACACGTACCGGCCCTCGTACGAGGCGTGGGCGGGGGCGGGCGCGGGGGCGGCCGAGGCGGAGGCCGCGACCGAGCCCCTGCTGCCCCGGCAGGGGGCCGCGGGGGACACCCTCCCGCAGGAGGCCGGTGGGCGGACCGCCGTGCCGCGGGTGACTCGGCGGAAGCGGCCCCCCGAGCGGCCCGACCCCCTGCGGCGGCTGCTCCCCCAGGCCCTCGTCGTCGCCTTTCTCGCCGGCGGCACCTCCGCCTTCGTCGCCAACGACAAGGCCATCGAGCTGAGTGTCGACGGGAAGCCGCGCACGCTGCACACCTTCGCCGACGACGTGACCGAACTTCTCGCCGACGAGGGCGTGCGCGTGGGGGCGCACGACATCGTGGCGCCCGCCCCCGGTACCGCCCTCGCCAGCGGTGACGAGGTCGCCGTCCGCTACGGACGGCCCGTCCACCTCACCCTCGACGGGCAGCGGCGCCAGGTGTGGACCACCGCGCACACCGTGGACGGGGCGCTCAGGCAGCTCGGGGTGCGTGCGGAGGGCGCGTACGTGTCGACCTCGCGCTCCCAGCCGATCGGGCGCGCCGGGCTCGCCCTCGACGTCCGCACCGAGCGGACCGTCACCGTCATGGCCGACGGGCGGGCCCGCACCATCCGCACCAACGCCGCGACCGTTCGCGAGGCCGTCGACGAGGCCGGGATCACCCTCCACGGGCAGGACACCACGTCCGTCGCGCCCGGGAGCTTTCCGCGCGACGGGCAGACCGTCACCGTCATGCGGGTCACCGGGTCGAAGGAGGTTCGCGAGGAGCCGATTCCGTTCGATGTGCAGCGCTCCGACGACTCCTCGCTGTTCCGCGGGACCGAGGTCGTCGAGCAGGCCGGGCAGGCGGGGGTGCGGCGGGTGACGTTGTCGCTGCGGACCGTCAACGGCGTCAAGCAGAAGCCGAAGCGGATCCGGTCCGAGGTGGTGCGGGAGCCCCGTACGCAGATCGTGAAGGTCGGCACCAAGCCCATGCCGACGTCCGTCCAGGGCGCCGACCATCTGAACTGGTCCGGGCTCGCCGCCTGCGAGTCCGGCGGGCGGGCGGGGGCCGTCGACCCCTCCGGCACCTACGGCGGCCTCTACCAGTTCGACACCCACACCTGGCACAGCCTCGGCGGCTCCGGCCGCCCGCAGGACGCCCCGGCCGCCGAACAGACCCTCCGCGCGAAGAAGCTGTACGTGCGGCGGGGGGCGAGTCCTTGGCCGCATTGCGGGGGGCAGCTTCACGGGTGA